A single genomic interval of Dehalococcoidia bacterium harbors:
- a CDS encoding SBBP repeat-containing protein gives MHANRKLGIILATVTAIAGVLLFIASPVLAQAVTWTSQFGTNQSDLAQGLAVDGTGNVFVVGFTEGTFFGQTSAGQFDAFVRKYDPAGAAVWTRQLGSSDVDFAQAVTVDAVGGVYVLGYTLGILPGQTRQGDADGFIREYDTDGFLVMTSQFGMVSADGAIGVAAPAGGTIAYVAGYTSGILPGQTPAGSTDAFVMGINVPLPDLTPPVVNVTTSPAPNPAGWNNTNVTAPFIVIETLSGLAAGAPTSPLTLSAEGAAVNQTVTASDIVIYVAGGDDKGRRHDDDDVSPTAVQIGEKNTVVANIYAPNGTIHLRASTQATGAFIGKRVIIGEKVELTLKSAF, from the coding sequence ATGCACGCGAACAGGAAGCTGGGTATCATCCTTGCGACGGTAACGGCCATCGCCGGCGTGCTGTTGTTTATCGCGTCCCCCGTGCTGGCTCAGGCGGTGACCTGGACTTCCCAGTTCGGCACCAACCAGTCTGACCTTGCTCAGGGGCTGGCGGTGGACGGGACAGGCAACGTCTTCGTGGTGGGTTTCACCGAGGGCACCTTCTTCGGCCAGACCTCCGCGGGCCAATTCGACGCCTTCGTGCGCAAGTACGACCCCGCCGGCGCTGCGGTCTGGACCCGCCAGCTCGGGTCCTCCGACGTCGACTTCGCCCAGGCCGTGACGGTTGATGCGGTCGGCGGCGTGTACGTTCTCGGCTACACGCTGGGCATCCTGCCGGGCCAGACCCGACAGGGCGATGCGGATGGTTTCATACGCGAGTACGACACCGATGGCTTCCTGGTCATGACCAGCCAATTCGGCATGGTGAGCGCGGACGGCGCCATTGGCGTGGCCGCGCCCGCCGGCGGGACCATCGCCTACGTAGCAGGCTACACCTCTGGTATTCTGCCGGGCCAGACCCCTGCGGGGTCCACAGACGCATTCGTCATGGGCATTAACGTCCCACTTCCTGACCTTACGCCGCCCGTCGTCAACGTGACGACCTCTCCCGCGCCCAATCCGGCGGGCTGGAATAACACCAACGTCACGGCGCCGTTCATCGTCATCGAGACCCTGTCTGGCCTCGCCGCCGGCGCGCCGACCAGCCCGCTCACCCTGAGCGCGGAAGGCGCCGCCGTCAACCAGACCGTGACGGCATCCGACATCGTGATCTACGTGGCAGGCGGGGACGACAAGGGCCGCCGCCATGACGACGATGACGTTAGCCCCACTGCGGTGCAGATAGGCGAGAAGAACACCGTGGTGGCGAATATCTACGCCCCGAACGGCACCATCCACCTGAGAGCCAGCACCCAGGCCACGGGCGCCTTCATCGGCAAGCGCGTCATCATCGGCGAGAAGGTGGAGCTGACGCTCAAGAGCGCCTTCTAG
- a CDS encoding antibiotic biosynthesis monooxygenase: MTHVVKPGNIIAYLVGKAKASTKEAWVRDLDKVWDAMTEVTFNQKGFLAMKALWNLDNSRNILVLAFWNSLPERLAYEKAAAGGVRANMETTLVGPPPRPKYEVVRAMGAPLEGIKVGHVAAILSAKARAATSAEYAKELDKVWSGATDILTKRPGNIGAHVLYNIEGTREVHSIGYWASLADRMAYENSVSRQVQGRFEQTLEPPYPRPRYLIVKTT, translated from the coding sequence GTGACTCATGTGGTCAAGCCGGGGAATATCATAGCGTACCTGGTTGGCAAGGCCAAAGCCTCCACCAAGGAGGCGTGGGTGCGCGACCTGGACAAGGTCTGGGACGCCATGACGGAGGTCACATTCAATCAGAAGGGCTTCCTCGCCATGAAGGCCCTGTGGAACCTGGACAACAGTCGGAACATTCTCGTGCTGGCGTTCTGGAACAGCCTGCCGGAGCGCCTGGCGTACGAGAAGGCCGCCGCGGGCGGCGTCCGCGCCAACATGGAGACGACGCTGGTGGGGCCGCCGCCGCGTCCCAAGTACGAGGTCGTCCGGGCCATGGGCGCGCCCCTGGAGGGCATCAAGGTGGGCCACGTGGCCGCCATCCTGAGCGCCAAGGCCCGCGCCGCCACGAGCGCCGAGTACGCCAAAGAACTTGATAAGGTGTGGTCGGGCGCCACGGACATTCTGACGAAGCGTCCGGGCAACATCGGCGCGCACGTGCTCTACAACATCGAGGGGACACGTGAGGTGCATTCCATCGGGTACTGGGCGAGTTTAGCGGATCGAATGGCCTATGAGAACTCTGTCTCGCGCCAGGTGCAGGGCCGGTTTGAGCAGACACTGGAGCCGCCCTATCCGCGGCCTCGGTACCTCATCGTCAAGACCACCTAA
- a CDS encoding carboxyl transferase domain-containing protein, giving the protein MEPIRSLARTDSPEFRENKAHYEHLVSDLNTRTQEARTRRPQKAIDLHRQRKKLLPSERVERLIDPETPFLELSPLAAYGMYDGEVPSGGVLTGIGLVSGHECVIVANDALVKGGTYHPITVKKHLRAQEIAQDNHLPVIYLVDSGGGFLPQQADIFPDRTHFGRIFYNQAQMSALGIPQLAAVMGSCTAGGAYVPAMCDQNIIVKGTGTIFLGGPPLVKAATGEEVTPEELGGADVHARISGVSDYLAENDDDALMRLRSLVENLNRPKRIPIETYPVEEPLYPAEDIYGIIPKDVRRSYDARQVIARLVDGSRFDEFKANYGLTLVTGFARWMGFPVGIIANNGVLFGDSATKGAHFIELCNQRHIPLIFLQNITGFMVGKEYEHGGIAKDGAKMVQAVATASVPKITVIIGNSFGAGNSAMCGRAYSPRFLFMWPNSRIGIMGGRQAASVLLTVQQEQAARRKKVLSPEEERAITEPVQKKFEEETSAYFSTAHIWDDGILDPAQTRQVIGQCLSATMNAPLPDYPRYPVFRM; this is encoded by the coding sequence ATGGAGCCCATCCGCAGCCTCGCACGGACCGACTCCCCGGAGTTCCGCGAGAACAAGGCCCACTACGAGCACCTGGTGAGCGATCTCAACACGCGGACGCAGGAGGCGCGCACCAGGCGGCCACAGAAGGCCATTGACCTCCACCGCCAGCGCAAGAAGCTCCTGCCCTCCGAGCGCGTGGAGCGCCTGATTGACCCCGAGACGCCTTTCCTGGAGCTGAGCCCCCTCGCGGCGTACGGCATGTACGATGGCGAGGTCCCGTCCGGCGGCGTCCTCACCGGAATCGGACTGGTCTCAGGCCACGAGTGCGTCATCGTCGCGAACGACGCGCTGGTCAAGGGCGGCACCTACCACCCCATCACCGTCAAGAAACACCTGCGCGCGCAGGAGATAGCGCAGGATAACCACCTGCCCGTCATCTATCTGGTGGACTCCGGCGGCGGCTTCCTGCCGCAGCAGGCGGACATCTTCCCGGACAGGACCCACTTCGGGCGCATTTTCTACAACCAGGCGCAAATGTCCGCGCTCGGCATCCCGCAGCTCGCCGCAGTCATGGGGAGCTGCACCGCGGGCGGCGCGTACGTGCCCGCGATGTGCGACCAGAACATCATCGTCAAGGGCACGGGCACCATCTTCCTGGGCGGCCCGCCGCTGGTCAAGGCGGCGACCGGCGAGGAGGTCACGCCCGAAGAGCTGGGCGGCGCCGACGTCCACGCGCGCATCTCCGGCGTCTCCGACTACCTTGCGGAGAACGACGATGACGCCCTGATGCGCCTGCGCTCGCTGGTGGAGAACCTGAACCGCCCGAAGCGCATCCCCATCGAGACGTACCCCGTCGAGGAGCCGCTGTACCCGGCGGAGGACATCTACGGCATCATCCCGAAGGACGTGCGCAGGTCGTACGACGCGCGTCAGGTCATCGCCCGGCTGGTGGACGGCAGTCGCTTCGACGAGTTCAAGGCGAACTACGGGCTGACGCTGGTGACGGGCTTCGCGCGGTGGATGGGCTTCCCCGTCGGCATCATCGCCAACAACGGCGTGCTGTTCGGGGACTCGGCGACGAAGGGCGCGCACTTCATCGAGCTGTGCAATCAGCGCCACATCCCGCTCATCTTCCTGCAGAACATCACCGGCTTCATGGTGGGCAAGGAGTATGAGCACGGAGGCATCGCCAAGGACGGCGCCAAGATGGTGCAGGCGGTCGCCACCGCGTCCGTGCCCAAGATCACCGTCATCATCGGCAACTCCTTCGGCGCGGGCAACTCCGCCATGTGCGGACGCGCGTACTCGCCGCGCTTTCTGTTCATGTGGCCCAACAGCCGCATCGGCATCATGGGCGGCAGGCAGGCGGCCTCCGTGCTGCTCACGGTGCAGCAGGAGCAGGCGGCGCGGCGCAAGAAGGTGCTGTCCCCGGAGGAGGAGCGCGCGATCACCGAGCCGGTGCAGAAGAAGTTCGAGGAAGAGACCTCCGCCTACTTCAGCACGGCGCATATCTGGGACGACGGCATCCTGGACCCGGCGCAGACCCGTCAGGTCATCGGCCAATGCCTCTCCGCGACGATGAACGCGCCCCTGCCCGACTACCCGCGCTACCCCGTCTTCAGGATGTAG